A genomic stretch from Shewanella sediminis HAW-EB3 includes:
- a CDS encoding Trm112 family protein: MSFDKKLLEIVACPVCKGKLDYEKSSQRLICKADHLAYPINDGIPVLLENKAERWQEAEA; encoded by the coding sequence ATGTCGTTTGATAAAAAACTGTTAGAGATCGTGGCTTGTCCTGTGTGTAAAGGTAAGCTTGATTATGAGAAGTCATCACAGCGACTGATTTGTAAGGCAGATCATCTGGCTTATCCGATCAATGATGGGATCCCAGTCTTACTGGAAAATAAAGCCGAACGCTGGCAAGAAGCCGAAGCTTAA
- a CDS encoding MBL fold metallo-hydrolase, whose product MKTKILTLLSISCLLSSPTLADDDRFKDVVITPQKLTQTSYMFTGSGGNIGVSAGKDGILIIDNQFAPLADKITAALSSIQPGTPKYVVNTHYHGDHTGGNNLFGISGIILAHHNVLKRLSSNTSYQPSALPSITYHEGTTIHFNGDSLQLLHMGPGHTDGDSIVLWADNSVVHMGDLFFKDKYPYIDLKAGGSVMGYRDNVAIVIDKIGSQTKVIPGHGGLATKDDLIRFKQMIDGSINWMESQLSDGATLRQVQEKGLPEQWKHWGWSFISEDKWIATLYEGLKR is encoded by the coding sequence ATGAAAACAAAAATACTAACATTGCTATCGATAAGCTGTTTACTCTCCTCCCCGACCCTTGCCGATGACGACAGATTCAAGGATGTTGTCATCACACCACAAAAGCTCACGCAAACGAGTTACATGTTTACCGGCTCAGGTGGCAATATTGGCGTCTCGGCCGGTAAAGACGGCATCCTCATTATTGATAATCAATTTGCCCCGCTGGCAGATAAGATCACCGCTGCCCTGTCGAGTATACAACCCGGAACACCTAAGTACGTGGTTAATACTCACTATCATGGAGACCATACCGGAGGTAACAACCTCTTCGGTATAAGCGGGATAATTCTTGCTCATCACAATGTCCTTAAACGCCTATCATCAAACACAAGCTACCAGCCAAGTGCCCTACCCAGCATCACTTACCATGAGGGCACCACAATCCATTTCAATGGGGACAGCTTACAACTGCTTCATATGGGGCCGGGTCATACCGACGGCGATAGTATTGTGCTCTGGGCGGATAACAGTGTGGTCCATATGGGCGATCTGTTCTTTAAAGACAAGTACCCCTATATTGACCTTAAAGCGGGTGGCTCGGTAATGGGATACCGGGACAATGTGGCTATCGTTATCGACAAAATTGGCTCACAGACTAAGGTGATCCCGGGACATGGTGGACTTGCGACTAAAGACGATCTTATTCGCTTCAAGCAGATGATCGATGGATCGATTAATTGGATGGAGAGTCAGTTATCTGATGGAGCAACACTCCGGCAGGTACAAGAGAAGGGGCTACCAGAGCAATGGAAACACTGGGGCTGGTCGTTTATTTCAGAAGATAAATGGATAGCCACCTTGTACGAAGGACTGAAGCGCTAA